Proteins encoded together in one Sinorhizobium meliloti window:
- a CDS encoding TetR/AcrR family transcriptional regulator: MDKIRGEAKGRSGSGGRAERALQRDPERTRASILAAATREFAENGIGGARVDSIAERAGINKRMLYHYFGDKEQLYLAVLEEAYVGIRTAEKSLNLSDLEPEQGIAELAMFTWDYFLEHPEFLSLLGTENLHRARWLRQSTRLKELHSSFIDKLSDLLRRGKAEGLFRPDVDPLNLYLTIAALGYFYLSNQYTLSTIFGRDLMDKSNLDVWKRHIVHVTLASIRR, translated from the coding sequence ATGGACAAGATAAGAGGCGAGGCGAAAGGGAGGAGCGGGTCCGGGGGGCGGGCGGAGCGGGCGCTTCAGCGCGACCCCGAGCGCACGCGTGCCTCGATCCTCGCCGCCGCGACCCGGGAGTTCGCCGAAAACGGCATAGGCGGCGCCCGCGTCGATTCCATCGCCGAGAGGGCCGGCATCAACAAGCGCATGCTCTACCACTACTTCGGCGACAAGGAACAGCTTTATCTCGCGGTCCTGGAAGAGGCCTATGTGGGGATAAGAACGGCGGAAAAATCCCTTAATCTCAGCGACTTGGAACCCGAGCAGGGAATTGCCGAGCTTGCCATGTTCACCTGGGACTACTTCCTGGAACATCCGGAATTCCTGAGTCTCCTCGGCACCGAGAACCTGCACCGTGCCCGCTGGCTGCGTCAGTCGACGCGTCTAAAGGAGCTGCATTCGAGCTTCATAGACAAGCTCTCCGACCTTCTCCGGCGGGGCAAGGCCGAGGGGCTCTTTCGGCCCGATGTCGATCCGCTCAACCTCTATCTGACGATCGCCGCCCTCGGTTATTTCTACCTTTCCAACCAGTACACGCTCTCGACGATCTTCGGCCGCGACCTCATGGACAAGAGCAATCTCGACGTCTGGAAGCGCCATATCGTCCATGTCACGCTGGCGTCGATCCGGCGCTGA
- a CDS encoding carbohydrate ABC transporter permease translates to MAAVQDTAVAVGTGASSRPAAQGRLARTWASHGAGYMFLLPWLIGFFGLTLGPAIASLYLSFTNFDLIRAPEWIGTANYVRIATADPKFAAAIKVTFLYVVLSVPFKLAFALLVAILLDRGVRGLTVYRAIFYLPSLLGGSVAIAVLWRQLFAGDGLINSLLAQFGIEGPSWISHPDYSIWTLVVLSVWQFGSPMIIFLAGLRQIPTDMYEAASLDGASKFRQFYKITLPLLTPVIFFNAVVQTIDAFKAFTPAFIISGGTGGPINSTLFYTLYLYQEAFGNFRMGYASALAWILVLIIGLFTAFSFLTSRYWVHYDD, encoded by the coding sequence ATGGCGGCCGTGCAGGACACCGCTGTCGCAGTCGGGACGGGCGCGTCATCGCGCCCGGCCGCACAGGGCCGCCTGGCCAGGACATGGGCAAGCCATGGAGCCGGCTACATGTTTCTGTTGCCATGGCTCATCGGCTTCTTCGGCCTGACGCTCGGGCCCGCCATCGCCTCGCTCTATCTTTCCTTCACGAATTTCGACCTGATCCGCGCGCCGGAATGGATCGGCACCGCAAATTACGTGCGCATCGCGACGGCCGATCCGAAATTCGCCGCGGCGATCAAGGTGACCTTTCTCTATGTCGTGCTTTCGGTGCCCTTCAAGCTCGCCTTCGCGCTGCTCGTCGCGATCCTTCTCGACCGCGGCGTCCGGGGGCTCACCGTCTATCGGGCAATCTTCTACCTGCCGTCGCTGCTTGGCGGCAGCGTCGCGATCGCCGTGCTCTGGCGACAGCTCTTCGCCGGCGACGGCCTGATCAACAGCCTGCTGGCCCAGTTCGGCATCGAGGGGCCGAGCTGGATCTCGCATCCGGACTATTCGATCTGGACGCTCGTGGTCTTGAGCGTCTGGCAGTTCGGATCGCCGATGATCATCTTCCTTGCGGGCCTTCGGCAGATCCCGACGGACATGTACGAGGCGGCGAGCCTCGACGGGGCATCCAAGTTCCGTCAGTTCTACAAGATCACGCTGCCGCTCTTGACGCCGGTGATCTTCTTCAACGCGGTCGTGCAGACGATCGACGCCTTCAAGGCCTTCACACCCGCCTTCATCATTTCCGGCGGCACCGGCGGTCCGATCAACTCGACGCTGTTCTACACTCTTTACCTTTACCAGGAGGCCTTCGGTAATTTCCGCATGGGCTACGCCTCGGCGCTTGCCTGGATTCTCGTGCTGATCATCGGGCTGTTCACGGCCTTCTCGTTCCTCACCTCTCGCTACTGGGTGCACTACGATGACTGA
- a CDS encoding carbohydrate ABC transporter permease, which translates to MTDATMSSVTAPPTVPTGRRGPVGSVLVHAALIAASIAMIYPLLWMISASVRPEDEIFASTSLWPSSVDFSSYLRGWFGLDVSFGRFFWNSLVIAVLTVVGNVVACSLAAYAFARLRFAGRNFWFAIMLGTMMIPYHVTLIPQYVLFLDLGWVNTFLPLVVPKFLASDAFFIFLMVQFFRGIPRELDEAAMMDGCGAWRIYWKIMLPLSLPVLATAAIFSFIWTWDDFFGPLIYLNDMNSYTIQLGLRTFVDSSSTSDWGGLFAMSTLSLVPVFFFFLFFQRLLIEGIATTGMKR; encoded by the coding sequence ATGACTGACGCGACCATGAGCTCGGTAACCGCCCCGCCGACGGTCCCGACGGGCCGCCGCGGCCCTGTCGGATCGGTCCTCGTTCACGCCGCCCTGATCGCCGCCTCGATCGCCATGATCTATCCGCTCCTGTGGATGATCTCGGCATCGGTCAGGCCGGAGGACGAGATCTTCGCCTCCACGTCGCTTTGGCCCTCCTCGGTGGATTTCTCCTCCTATCTGCGCGGCTGGTTCGGGCTCGACGTCAGCTTCGGGCGGTTCTTCTGGAACTCGCTGGTCATCGCGGTCCTCACCGTCGTCGGCAATGTCGTGGCCTGCTCGCTCGCGGCCTATGCCTTCGCAAGGCTGCGCTTCGCGGGGCGGAATTTCTGGTTCGCGATCATGCTCGGCACGATGATGATCCCCTATCACGTGACGCTCATTCCCCAATATGTCCTCTTCCTCGATCTCGGCTGGGTGAACACATTCCTGCCGCTGGTGGTCCCGAAGTTTCTCGCCAGCGATGCCTTCTTCATCTTCCTCATGGTGCAGTTCTTCCGCGGAATCCCGCGCGAACTGGACGAAGCGGCGATGATGGACGGCTGCGGCGCCTGGCGCATCTACTGGAAGATCATGCTGCCGCTATCGCTTCCCGTTCTGGCGACGGCCGCCATCTTCTCCTTCATCTGGACCTGGGACGATTTCTTCGGGCCGCTGATCTACCTCAACGACATGAACAGCTACACGATCCAGCTCGGCTTGAGGACCTTCGTCGACTCGAGCAGCACCTCCGACTGGGGCGGGCTCTTCGCCATGTCGACGCTCTCGCTCGTGCCGGTGTTCTTCTTCTTCCTCTTCTTCCAGCGCCTTCTGATCGAGGGCATCGCCACCACCGGCATGAAGCGCTGA
- a CDS encoding ABC transporter substrate-binding protein, whose product MTHKISRRNVLAGGAALLSMSALGPAFAQEARLRVLWWGSQARADRTNKVNQLFQEQNAGVAINGEFLGWSDYWPRLATQVAGRNAPDIIQMDYRYIVEYARRGALAPLDDYLGSVLKVEDFDQVQIKGGSVEGKLYGISLGANSAAMMVNVAAFEEAGIELPTPSTTWEEMARTGAEITKAGKRKGFYGLSDGSAVEPLFENWLRQRGKALFTADGKIAYDANDAAEWFAMWQKMREDKACVPPDIQALDQYNVETSPLSLGKAAASFAHSNQFVAYQGINKDKLALRSHPLIDKDAKGGHYRKPSMFFSVSAQTKDPELAAKYVNFFVKDPEAAEILGVERGVPESAAVREKLASTLDELGRAMLDYVSGLGALAGDLPPPPPSGAGEAEFALRNVAEQVGFGQLDAKQGGETLVNEVSQILARG is encoded by the coding sequence ATGACGCATAAGATCAGCAGGCGAAACGTACTCGCGGGAGGGGCGGCACTTCTTTCGATGTCCGCGCTGGGGCCTGCCTTTGCGCAGGAGGCGCGGCTGCGGGTGCTCTGGTGGGGTTCACAGGCCCGTGCCGACCGCACGAACAAGGTCAATCAGCTCTTCCAGGAACAGAACGCGGGCGTCGCCATCAACGGCGAATTCCTCGGCTGGAGCGACTACTGGCCGCGGCTTGCGACCCAGGTCGCCGGGCGCAATGCACCCGATATCATCCAGATGGACTATCGCTACATCGTCGAATATGCCCGGCGCGGCGCGCTCGCGCCCCTCGACGATTATCTCGGTTCCGTGCTCAAGGTCGAGGATTTCGACCAGGTGCAGATCAAGGGCGGCAGCGTCGAAGGCAAGCTCTACGGCATCAGCCTCGGCGCCAATTCGGCGGCGATGATGGTCAATGTCGCCGCTTTCGAGGAAGCCGGCATCGAACTTCCGACGCCGTCCACGACCTGGGAAGAGATGGCGCGGACGGGCGCCGAGATCACCAAGGCCGGCAAGCGCAAAGGTTTCTATGGCCTCTCCGACGGCAGCGCGGTCGAGCCGCTGTTCGAAAACTGGCTGCGCCAGCGCGGCAAGGCACTGTTCACCGCGGACGGCAAGATCGCCTATGATGCGAACGATGCGGCCGAATGGTTCGCCATGTGGCAGAAGATGCGCGAGGACAAGGCCTGCGTCCCGCCGGACATCCAGGCGCTCGACCAGTACAATGTGGAGACGAGCCCGCTATCGCTCGGCAAGGCGGCCGCTTCCTTCGCGCACTCCAACCAGTTCGTCGCCTATCAGGGCATAAACAAGGACAAACTGGCGCTGAGAAGCCATCCGCTGATCGACAAGGATGCGAAGGGCGGCCATTACCGCAAGCCGTCGATGTTCTTCTCGGTCTCGGCCCAGACCAAGGACCCGGAACTCGCCGCAAAATACGTCAACTTCTTCGTCAAGGACCCGGAAGCCGCCGAAATCCTGGGCGTCGAGCGCGGCGTACCGGAATCGGCAGCCGTACGCGAGAAACTGGCGTCGACGCTCGACGAGCTCGGCCGCGCCATGCTCGACTATGTCTCGGGCCTCGGAGCGCTTGCCGGCGATCTGCCGCCGCCGCCGCCCAGCGGTGCCGGCGAGGCGGAATTCGCTCTGCGCAACGTCGCCGAACAGGTCGGCTTCGGTCAGCTCGACGCCAAGCAAGGAGGCGAGACGCTGGTGAACGAGGTCAGCCAAATCCTCGCACGAGGTTAA